Proteins from a single region of Runella sp. SP2:
- a CDS encoding DUF952 domain-containing protein → MIYHIVPSTYWATFEDKPAYFSETFEAETFIHCSLQEQVAGVLERYYVGVTGLVLLHIDESKLTSTLLYEPAPHNGELFPHIYGGINREAVVEVTPLS, encoded by the coding sequence ATGATTTACCACATCGTCCCCTCTACTTATTGGGCAACTTTCGAAGATAAGCCTGCGTATTTTAGCGAAACTTTTGAAGCCGAAACGTTCATCCATTGTAGCCTCCAGGAGCAGGTTGCGGGTGTGTTGGAGCGGTATTACGTAGGCGTCACGGGTTTGGTTTTGCTACACATCGACGAGTCAAAGCTTACCTCAACGCTGCTTTACGAACCTGCCCCGCACAACGGCGAATTATTCCCGCACATTTACGGCGGTATCAATCGCGAAGCGGTGGTGGAAGTAACTCCTCTTTCGTAG